The following proteins come from a genomic window of Hydractinia symbiolongicarpus strain clone_291-10 chromosome 2, HSymV2.1, whole genome shotgun sequence:
- the LOC130630730 gene encoding uncharacterized protein LOC130630730, translating to MTQEELILNLKRINEFSEKMPSEEYVHTLKCFERRRHLMFWHDGSSIASHSHVLMLVACMYDPALFLTDDEYMENTKTKINVQAVIEKPEFYILARCPATDQQLLYSNERCKDIIEMRKSVGHGITDVMRFFKGDSPAAAFEAGQQKGGNFFCHSCSVHADCVSSLVHTFKQQHLSLQDRVSHA from the coding sequence ATGACACAAGAAGAATTGATTCTTAACTTAAAAAGAATTAACGAGTTCAGTGAAAAAATGCCTTCAGAAGAGTATGTACATACCTTGAAGTGTTTTGAAAGGAGGCGTCATTTGATGTTTTGGCATGATGGGTCATCTATAGCTAGCCACAGCCATGTCCTCATGCTTGTTGCATGTATGTACGACCCTGCTTTATTTCTCACAGATGACGAGTATATGGAAaatactaaaacaaaaataaatgtgcAAGCTGTGATTGAAAAGCCGGAGTTTTACATTTTGGCCAGATGTCCTGCAACTGACCAGCAGCTTTTATATTCAAATGAACGCTGCAAAGATATCATAGAAATGAGGAAAAGTGTTGGACATGGTATAACTGATGTAATGAGATTTTTCAAGGGTGACAGTCCCGCAGCGGCATTTGAAGCTGGGCAGCAAAAAGgtggcaattttttttgccattcaTGCTCTGTACACGCTGATTGTGTTAGTAGTCTTGTACATACTtttaaacaacagcatctgTCCTTGCAAGATCGGGTCAGCCATGCTTAA
- the LOC130630728 gene encoding uncharacterized protein LOC130630728: MFLYVLLCSTIACQDLGQWIPSIINYLYWSISTCKGNALELEERFLPCMHHCVNRHAFPGNKFYKACEHGEINDTAWLKFDSPAHKALKSVIFDDKNLLKDFMKLNENIFTTHLEVFHALKIRYLPKSVFNEQEKMHTGMKLAALDHNLNINRNQVKNTCFFCFLNTSVKLHYKMIFNTQRR; this comes from the exons atgtttttatatgtaCTCTTGTGTTCTACAATAGCATGTCAAGATCTAGGACAATGGATACCTTCGATCATCAACTATTTGTACTGGTCAATTAGTACGTGTAAGGGTAATGCTTTGGAGCTTGAGGAAAGATTCCTACCTTGTATGCATCACTGTGTCAATCGTCACGCGTTTCCcggaaataaattttataaagctTGCGAACACGGAGAAATTAATGATACTGCGTGGTTGAAATTTGATTCTCCAGCACACAAGGCTTTAAAAAGTGTCATTTTCGACGACAAAAATCTGCTTAAGGACTTTATGAAGCTGAATGAAAATATCTTCACTACTCATTTGGAG gttTTTCACGCCCTTAAAATCCGGTACCTTCCTAAAAGTGTTTTTAACGAACAGGAAAAAATGCATACAGGGATGAAATTAGCTGCCCTAGACCATAATCTTAACATCAACCGTAATCAGGTAAAGaatacttgttttttttgtttcttaaacaCTAGCGTTAAATTacattataaaatgatttttaacaCGCAACGAAGATAA